One window of Microbacterium sediminis genomic DNA carries:
- the era gene encoding GTPase Era, which translates to MTELRSGFVTFVGRPNVGKSTLTNALVGEKVAITSEKPQTTRRAIRGILNRPGGQLVVVDTPGIHRPRTLLGQRLNDLVEQVLGDVDVIAFCAPATEKVGPGDRRIAESLDGYGRAKKVALVTKTDAATKDEIMERLIEVNALREDWAAVIPLSSVSGDQLDVLTDELLKLMPVGPALYPEGVTTDETLEDRVAEIIREAALEGVRDELPHSIAVTVEDISPREGRDDLTDVYANIVVERDSQKAIIIGRKGARLKDVGARARAELEPLIGTKIYLALHVRVAKEWQRDPKQLGRLGF; encoded by the coding sequence ATGACTGAGCTGCGCAGCGGCTTCGTGACGTTCGTGGGGCGCCCCAACGTCGGCAAGTCCACGCTCACCAACGCCCTCGTGGGCGAGAAGGTCGCGATCACCAGCGAGAAGCCGCAGACCACGCGGCGCGCGATCCGCGGCATCCTGAACCGCCCCGGCGGTCAGCTCGTGGTCGTCGACACCCCCGGCATCCACCGCCCCCGCACGCTGCTCGGCCAGCGCCTCAACGACCTCGTGGAGCAGGTGCTCGGCGACGTCGACGTGATCGCGTTCTGCGCCCCCGCGACCGAGAAGGTGGGCCCCGGCGACCGGCGCATCGCCGAGTCGCTCGACGGCTACGGGCGCGCGAAGAAGGTCGCGCTCGTGACCAAGACCGACGCGGCGACGAAGGACGAGATCATGGAGCGCCTCATCGAGGTGAACGCGCTGCGCGAGGACTGGGCGGCGGTGATCCCGCTCTCGTCCGTCTCGGGCGACCAGCTCGACGTGCTCACCGATGAGCTGCTGAAGCTCATGCCGGTTGGGCCCGCGCTGTACCCCGAGGGCGTCACCACCGACGAGACGCTCGAGGATCGCGTGGCCGAGATCATCCGCGAGGCCGCCCTCGAGGGCGTGCGCGACGAGCTCCCGCACTCGATCGCCGTCACGGTCGAGGACATCTCCCCGCGCGAGGGGCGCGACGACCTCACCGACGTCTACGCGAACATCGTGGTCGAGCGCGACAGCCAGAAGGCGATCATCATCGGTCGCAAGGGTGCGCGGCTGAAGGATGTGGGCGCGCGCGCCCGCGCCGAGCTCGAGCCGCTCATCGGCACGAAGATCTACCTCGCCCTGCACGTGCGCGTGGCCAAGGAGTGGCAGCGCGACCCCAAGCAGCTCGGCCGCCTCGGGTTCTGA
- the leuA gene encoding 2-isopropylmalate synthase, whose protein sequence is MQNNQRPSAMPIHKYRPYHEQIVVDLPDRTWPSKRIEKAPRWCAVDLRDGNQALIDPMDPQRKRVMFDLLVKMGYKEIEVGFPSASQTDFDFVRHLIEDGAIPDDVTIQVLTQAREHLIARTYEAIRGAKQAIVHLYNSTSVLQRDVVFRTDKQGIIDIALEGARLCKTYEATVPETTVYYEYSPESYTGTELEFAAEICNRVMEVFVPTPERKLILNLPATVEMATPNVYADSIEWMSRHLNHRENVILSLHPHNDRGTGIAAAELGYLAGADRIEGCLFGNGERTGNVDLVALGVNMFTQGIDPQIDFSDIDQIKRTVEYCNQLPVPERSPWAGDLVFTAFSGSHQDAIKKGFEAMAARAAAQGVSVDEIEWAVPYLPVDPKDLGRSYEAVIRVNSQSGKGGVAYLLKADHALDLPRKLQIEFSGVVQEHTDAEGGEVTSAEIWRIFQDEYLPAANPAERWGRFEILSTETQSSGSDVALTVVLRDGDDQRTVHARGNGPIAAFLEVLREAGHEVTLYDYVEHTMAASGDAQAAAYVELQVDDQRLWGVGIDGDISMASLKAIVSSVNRSIRARERELVAV, encoded by the coding sequence ATGCAGAACAACCAGCGCCCCTCGGCGATGCCGATCCACAAGTACCGCCCGTATCACGAGCAGATCGTCGTGGATCTGCCCGACCGCACCTGGCCCTCGAAGCGCATCGAGAAGGCGCCCCGGTGGTGCGCCGTCGACCTGCGCGACGGGAACCAGGCCCTCATCGATCCGATGGATCCGCAGCGCAAGCGGGTCATGTTCGACCTGCTCGTGAAGATGGGCTACAAGGAGATCGAGGTCGGCTTCCCGTCGGCGAGCCAGACCGACTTCGACTTCGTGCGCCACCTCATCGAGGACGGCGCGATCCCGGACGACGTCACGATCCAGGTGCTGACGCAGGCGCGCGAGCACCTCATCGCCCGCACCTACGAGGCGATCCGCGGCGCCAAGCAGGCGATCGTGCACCTGTACAACTCGACGAGCGTTCTCCAGCGCGACGTCGTGTTCCGCACCGACAAGCAGGGCATCATCGACATCGCGCTCGAGGGCGCGCGCCTGTGCAAGACGTACGAGGCGACCGTGCCCGAGACCACGGTGTATTACGAGTACTCGCCCGAGTCGTACACGGGCACCGAGCTGGAGTTCGCCGCCGAGATCTGCAACCGGGTGATGGAGGTGTTCGTGCCCACGCCCGAGCGCAAGCTGATCCTGAACCTGCCCGCCACCGTCGAGATGGCCACGCCCAACGTCTACGCCGACTCGATCGAGTGGATGAGCCGGCACCTGAACCACCGCGAGAACGTGATCCTCTCGCTGCACCCGCACAACGACCGCGGCACGGGGATCGCCGCCGCCGAGCTGGGATACCTCGCCGGCGCCGATCGCATCGAGGGCTGCCTGTTCGGCAACGGCGAGCGCACGGGCAACGTGGATCTCGTGGCGCTCGGCGTGAACATGTTCACGCAGGGCATCGACCCGCAGATCGACTTCAGCGACATCGACCAGATCAAGCGCACCGTCGAGTACTGCAATCAGCTCCCCGTGCCCGAGCGCAGCCCGTGGGCGGGCGACCTGGTCTTCACGGCGTTCAGCGGATCGCACCAGGACGCCATCAAGAAGGGCTTCGAGGCGATGGCGGCCCGGGCCGCGGCGCAGGGCGTCTCGGTCGACGAGATCGAATGGGCGGTGCCGTACCTGCCCGTCGACCCGAAGGATCTGGGCCGCTCCTACGAGGCCGTCATCCGCGTCAACTCGCAGTCGGGCAAGGGCGGCGTCGCGTACCTGCTCAAGGCCGACCACGCGCTCGACCTGCCGCGCAAGTTGCAGATCGAGTTCTCGGGCGTCGTGCAGGAGCACACCGACGCCGAGGGCGGCGAGGTCACGAGCGCCGAGATCTGGCGGATCTTCCAGGACGAGTACCTGCCCGCCGCCAACCCGGCCGAGCGCTGGGGCCGGTTCGAGATCCTCTCGACCGAGACCCAGAGCTCCGGGTCGGACGTGGCGCTCACGGTCGTGCTGCGCGACGGCGACGACCAGCGCACGGTGCACGCGCGCGGCAACGGCCCGATCGCCGCGTTCCTCGAGGTGCTGCGCGAGGCCGGCCACGAGGTCACGCTCTACGACTACGTCGAGCACACCATGGCGGCCTCCGGCGACGCGCAGGCCGCGGCCTACGTGGAGCTGCAGGTCGACGACCAGCGCCTGTGGGGCGTCGGGATCGACGGTGACATCTCGATGGCATCGCTGAAGGCGATCGTCTCGTCGGTGAACCGCTCGATCCGGGCGCGCGAGCGGGAGCTCGTCGCGGTCTGA
- a CDS encoding trimeric intracellular cation channel family protein, with translation MDAPLFVIPLWADLLAVALGGIQGAVFAAGFQGQRRLDWLGVALIGIMLGMGGGLIRDLLLSVTPATLQSNWYLLTAVTASLVGMLLAGVFQRLNRLIIGLDAVAMGLFGAVGTSKALAYGLPIVPAIFVGVCAAVGGGIIRDIAMGLPIAIMHVGSLYAIAALVGNAALAASFTLGMEIGWAAAIGVVVTTVIRLLAVIFDVSLPEQRRIHRRKVALETTAIPVITTQEVRDGAEIPLTGAIILPDAAGAPKRRRFRWHRRR, from the coding sequence GTGGACGCTCCCCTCTTCGTCATCCCGCTGTGGGCCGACCTCCTGGCCGTCGCCCTCGGCGGCATCCAGGGTGCCGTCTTCGCCGCGGGCTTCCAGGGGCAGCGCCGCCTCGACTGGCTCGGGGTCGCCCTCATCGGCATCATGCTCGGCATGGGCGGCGGTCTCATCCGCGATCTGCTGCTGAGCGTGACGCCCGCGACGCTGCAGTCGAACTGGTACCTGCTCACGGCGGTCACCGCGTCGCTCGTCGGCATGCTCCTGGCCGGCGTCTTCCAGCGCCTGAACCGACTCATCATCGGCCTCGACGCCGTGGCGATGGGCCTGTTCGGCGCCGTCGGCACGTCGAAGGCGCTGGCGTACGGGCTGCCGATCGTGCCCGCCATCTTCGTCGGCGTCTGCGCCGCGGTGGGCGGCGGCATTATCCGCGACATCGCGATGGGGCTGCCGATCGCGATCATGCACGTCGGCTCGCTGTACGCGATCGCCGCGCTCGTGGGCAACGCCGCGCTCGCGGCCTCGTTCACGCTCGGCATGGAGATCGGCTGGGCCGCGGCGATCGGCGTCGTCGTGACCACCGTGATCCGCCTGCTCGCCGTGATCTTCGACGTCTCGCTCCCCGAGCAGCGGCGCATCCACCGCCGCAAGGTCGCCCTGGAGACCACCGCGATCCCGGTGATCACCACCCAGGAGGTTCGCGACGGCGCGGAGATCCCCCTGACGGGCGCGATCATCCTGCCCGATGCCGCCGGCGCGCCGAAGCGGCGCCGGTTCCGCTGGCATCGGCGCCGCTAG
- a CDS encoding IS481 family transposase encodes MSHANARLNVRGRLLLVERVIGEHRPVAHVAKELGVSRQCAHRWVNRFRVEGIEGLQDRSSRPHSSPRRTPADVEERVLALRRELRQGQDRIGPVAGVPARTVGAILARNRVPCLDECDPLTGVVIRASKQTATRYERSEPGELVHMDVKKLGRIPDGGGWRANGREHGQTSAQKRARIGFDYVHSLVDDHSRLAYSEILPDEKGPTCGAFLLRAATYFAGHGITRIERVMTDNHFSYRLSGDVRAAIAVLGAKHVLIRPHCPWQNGKVERLNRTLQTEWAYRQVFRSNDERTAALAPWLEHYNTQRHHSAVGGPPISRLSPT; translated from the coding sequence GTGTCACACGCTAACGCGCGGCTGAATGTCCGCGGCAGGTTGTTGCTGGTCGAACGGGTGATCGGTGAGCACCGCCCCGTCGCGCATGTCGCGAAAGAGCTCGGTGTCTCGCGCCAGTGCGCGCATCGCTGGGTGAACAGGTTCCGAGTCGAGGGCATCGAGGGGCTGCAGGACCGCTCATCTCGACCGCACTCGTCACCGCGACGGACACCGGCCGATGTCGAAGAGCGGGTGCTTGCGCTGCGGCGCGAGCTGCGCCAGGGACAAGACCGGATCGGACCGGTCGCCGGCGTTCCCGCTCGCACGGTCGGGGCGATCCTGGCACGGAACCGAGTACCGTGCCTGGACGAATGCGACCCGTTGACCGGCGTGGTGATCCGCGCGTCGAAGCAGACCGCGACGCGCTACGAGCGGTCCGAGCCGGGCGAGCTGGTCCACATGGATGTGAAGAAGCTCGGCCGCATCCCCGACGGCGGCGGCTGGAGAGCAAACGGCCGCGAGCACGGCCAGACCTCAGCGCAGAAGCGAGCCCGGATCGGCTTCGACTACGTCCATTCCCTCGTCGATGACCACTCCCGGTTGGCCTACTCGGAGATCCTCCCCGACGAGAAGGGCCCCACCTGCGGAGCATTCCTGCTGCGCGCCGCGACCTACTTCGCCGGGCACGGCATCACCCGCATCGAACGAGTGATGACCGACAACCACTTCAGCTACCGGCTCTCGGGCGACGTCCGCGCCGCGATCGCCGTCCTGGGCGCAAAGCACGTCCTCATCCGGCCGCACTGCCCCTGGCAGAACGGCAAGGTCGAACGCCTCAACCGCACCCTGCAGACCGAATGGGCCTACCGCCAGGTGTTCCGCTCAAACGACGAGCGAACCGCCGCCCTTGCGCCCTGGCTCGAGCACTACAACACTCAACGACACCACTCCGCTGTCGGAGGCCCACCGATCAGCCGACTGTCACCAACGTGA